GGTGGCGGCGGTAATCGACGTGATCAGCCCGACGATCCACTGACCGCGGGCTTCTATGTCAAAGATCTTGGTCGTCGCCCAAACCGCGGCGGCGACATAACCGACGCCGACAATGCCTTGGGCAATTCGGAAGGCGACGACCGAATCAAGACCGAGCAGGATCATTGGCGACGAGAGCGCTGGTAACAGCGGACTCCAATAGCCGGAAGCCGCTTCCCAGAAGTCGCCGCGGGCGAAGAACTCGGCCTGCTGAACGTACGCGGTTCCATCCGGGCCAATGGCGTACATCACCCACGGGGCGATCATCGCAAAGAGCGCCACAAACAACGCCTGGCAAACGAATACGATCTTCCAGCGTACCACAGCACCGTCGGGGAGAAATGATGGAGGGATCGCCCGACAAATTGGGCGTTTCTCCAAAAGAATAGCCCACGTCTTGGGACGCGGGCTATTGCGTATCGATTTTTCTGAACGAGTCGGTCTTAACGAGCGGCGACGTAAACTCGCATCGAGCGTTCCGGCATGACGAACTTGCCGGAGGCGGGCGGACGCGGGCCGTTCAAATCAGGATAAACGTCGGCCGGCGGTTCGGCGGCGGTGTCGACGAACATCCGCCAGCTGGTCGCTTTGGCGACCGGCGGCAGAATGAACTGCGCCGGCGAGGCGGTCGCGTTCATCACCAACAGCACGTCGCGGCCAACCCCATGCGGGTCGTTCGACTTGTCAGGCGCAGCCAGAACGCAAGTCAGCGATCCTTCGGCCGCATCCCAAGTCACCGCCGTCCCCAAGGCGCTGTACCAGTTGACGTCGTACAAGCCGCGTCGACCGGTTCCCTTGCCGCTGAGGAAGTGCTTTTGCCGGACGGTCGGCTGATCGCGACGGAACGCAATCAACGCCTTGACGAACCGCCGCATGTCGGCGTTCTTTTCGACCAGCTTCCAGTTCATGTAGGAGGTTTCGTTGTCTTGGCAGTAGGCGTTGTTGTTGCCCCCCTGCGTACGACGACATTCGTCTCCCATCAAAACCATCGGCACCCCCTGCGAAAGGAGCAGGGTCGCCATCATGTTCTTGATCTGCCGCACGCGCGTCTTTTCGATGCTGCGACGACGGGTCGGACCTTCCACACCATAGTTGTAGCTGATGTTGTGGTTGTCGCCGTCCCGGTTGTTTTCGCCGTTAGCGTCGTTGTGCTTATCGTTGTACGACACCAGGTCGTTCATCGGAAAGCCGTCGTGCGACGTGATGAAGTTAATGCTGTGATACGGCTGACGTCCGCCTGGTTGGTACAGGTCGCTGGAACCGGCCAAACGAGTCGCCAAGGCGCCAAGCTTGCCGGGGTCGCCGCGCCAGTACGAGCGGATATCGTCGCGGTAACGACCGTTCCACTCGGCCCAACGCAAGTTGGCGAACGAACCGACCTGGTAGGCGCCGGCGGCGTCCCACGCTTCGGCGATGATCTTGGTGTCGGCCAACAGCGGGTCTTCGGCGATCGCTTCGACCAGCGGCGGGTTCGGCACCAGGTTGCCGTTACGATCGCGGCTAAGGATCGACGCCAGGTCGAACCGGAAACCGTCGACGTGGTAGTTGTGAACCCAGTGACGCAGGCTATGGAAGATCATCTCGCGGACGATCGGATGGTTACCGTTGACCGTGTTGCCGCAGCCTGAGTAGTTCTTGTAGTGGCTGCCGCCGTTGGCCAGCATGTAGTAGACCGGGTTCTCGAGCCCCTTGAAGCTCAAGATCGGGCCCATCTCGTTCCCTTCGCAGGTATGGTTGAAGACGACGTCGAGGATCACCTCGATCCCTGCCTGGTGCAGCGCCTTGACCATCTCTTTGAATTCGCGAACCTGACCGCCCGGCTCTTTAGTGGCGGCGTAGCCACGATGCGGCGCAAAGAACGCCATCGTGTCGTAGCCCCAGTAATTGGTGCGGTTCGCCTTTTCGCCGGTCATCATGTCCATGATCGGGAATTCATGAACCGGCATCAGTTCCACCGCGGTCACGCCGAGCGACTTGAGGTACGGAATCTTCTCGACGACGCCGGCGTAGGTGCCCGGGTTCTTCACGCCCGACGTTTCGCTGCCGGTGAAGCCCTTAACGTGCATCTCATAGATGATCGTTTCCGACAGGTCGCGGCGGAGATGGCGGTCTCCTTCCCAGTTAAACTGGTCGTCGACCACCACGCACTTCGGCGGACGGACGATGCCGTCATGCGCGGCCTGGAACGTGCCGGCCAGCGCCTTGGCGTACGGATCGATCAACCGGGCGCGACCGTCAAACAACAAACCGCGGCTCGGATCGTACGGGCCTTCCGCTTGGAAGTGATAGAGTTGTCCGGCCGAAACGCCCGGCACGAAAATGCTCCAGATATCGCCCCAACGATCGGTCTCGCGATCGAAGTCGATAATCTCGCTCGGTTCGGTATCGTCGACCGATTTATAGAGTAACAGCCGCATTGCAGTCGCATTGCGACTGAATACGACAAACTGAACACCCCGCTCGTGCAGCACAGCGCCGTACGGAAGGATGTGGGTAAACTGTAACTCCGGGTGGGGATAAACCATAAGCATAGGTGACGACATTGCTCCTTCGTCAGACAGGCTTCCTCGCATCAGCGATTAAAAGCTAACACCCGACTTCAGAACGTGTCGCTGAATTCACCCCTCGCTATCTTGTTTTTTTGAATCTGGTCGCTCGTTGCATCATCTGGCGAAACAATAGCTTAGGGTAAACGGCAATGCATTACGAAAACCTTGCCGGCCACGACTGACGATGATGCCGTCAGGCGGGCCGAGAAACGGCGCATCCCGTGATTTCCCTCTCCCAGGGATCATAGCAACGATTGGGCCAGCGGGAATAATCGCTAGGGCCGGAACAGCCATTTCGCGGGAATTAAGTCAAAATTCGCAGCGGATTTGCATATC
This region of Blastopirellula retiformator genomic DNA includes:
- the glgX gene encoding glycogen debranching protein GlgX; this translates as MLMVYPHPELQFTHILPYGAVLHERGVQFVVFSRNATAMRLLLYKSVDDTEPSEIIDFDRETDRWGDIWSIFVPGVSAGQLYHFQAEGPYDPSRGLLFDGRARLIDPYAKALAGTFQAAHDGIVRPPKCVVVDDQFNWEGDRHLRRDLSETIIYEMHVKGFTGSETSGVKNPGTYAGVVEKIPYLKSLGVTAVELMPVHEFPIMDMMTGEKANRTNYWGYDTMAFFAPHRGYAATKEPGGQVREFKEMVKALHQAGIEVILDVVFNHTCEGNEMGPILSFKGLENPVYYMLANGGSHYKNYSGCGNTVNGNHPIVREMIFHSLRHWVHNYHVDGFRFDLASILSRDRNGNLVPNPPLVEAIAEDPLLADTKIIAEAWDAAGAYQVGSFANLRWAEWNGRYRDDIRSYWRGDPGKLGALATRLAGSSDLYQPGGRQPYHSINFITSHDGFPMNDLVSYNDKHNDANGENNRDGDNHNISYNYGVEGPTRRRSIEKTRVRQIKNMMATLLLSQGVPMVLMGDECRRTQGGNNNAYCQDNETSYMNWKLVEKNADMRRFVKALIAFRRDQPTVRQKHFLSGKGTGRRGLYDVNWYSALGTAVTWDAAEGSLTCVLAAPDKSNDPHGVGRDVLLVMNATASPAQFILPPVAKATSWRMFVDTAAEPPADVYPDLNGPRPPASGKFVMPERSMRVYVAAR